Proteins encoded together in one Parcubacteria group bacterium window:
- a CDS encoding four helix bundle protein codes for MKDQKENNGDYFKMRLYKFTLKLINFIDSLDKVDLTSRKIADQLFRSGTSIMANYIEGKSSVSKKEYTNFFAISLKSANESKYWFALLRDSGKVKAEKIDWFLSELDEISKIFGKSIITLRKEK; via the coding sequence ATGAAAGATCAAAAAGAGAACAATGGAGATTATTTCAAGATGAGATTATATAAATTTACATTGAAGCTGATCAATTTTATCGATTCACTGGATAAGGTCGATCTAACGAGTCGTAAAATTGCGGATCAACTGTTTCGCTCCGGGACAAGCATCATGGCAAATTATATTGAGGGTAAGTCGTCAGTATCAAAAAAAGAGTATACAAATTTTTTTGCAATATCTTTGAAATCTGCAAATGAGAGCAAGTACTGGTTTGCACTTTTGAGAGATAGTGGTAAAGTAAAGGCTGAAAAGATCGATTGGTTTCTCTCGGAACTGGATGAAATATCAAAGATTTTTGGTAAGAGTATTATAACTCTACGAAAGGAAAAGTGA